A window of the Alnus glutinosa chromosome 4, dhAlnGlut1.1, whole genome shotgun sequence genome harbors these coding sequences:
- the LOC133867446 gene encoding protein BIG GRAIN 1-like B has translation MYGWEKTLREDRYNPERKNPSFSSTLLDKIYRSIDEGDKSTEELKFYRETMGKKQSRASGKSNRTLEEEGATSVRGSCLIDKWMEKKVSAKVGSQRRQNLTELERKPRNYHDHDHDVLFFSSASCSSDSSSGGFSSSDTDSMYGLKSSSSCFLPSRPKPVRTSVSARPERSEKTERKQRALFHEQREVHMFDDYHYSSATGEAPKDDEVVIKSKSRALKIYANLKKVKQPISPGGRLSNFLNSLFTTGNAKKTKNSPSIGGYDDAAVERKSKSVQASTCSSASSFSRSCLSKTSPSSREKLRNGVKRTVRFCPVSVIVDEDCRPCGHKCLYEEEDPSTLVPVSVATAWKIGRSTTRKNEEELRLQVLEKSRRVEEAAREFLRDYHQNHKKNELIMRDFRGKDHGGEYDEDDDAASCSSSDLFELDHLAVMGNNRYREELPVYETTHVETNRAIANGLRM, from the coding sequence ATGTATGGGTGGGAGAAAACACTGAGAGAAGATAGATACAACCCTGAGAGGAAAAACCCATCTTTCTCTTCGACTCTTCTCGACAAAATTTACCGTTCCATCGACGAAGGAGACAAAAGCACTGAAGAATTGAAATTTTACAGGGAAACAATGGGAAAGAAACAGAGCAGAGCTAGTGGCAAAAGCAACAGAACTCTGGAAGAGGAAGGGGCGACGAGCGTTCGCGGATCCTGTTTGATCGATAAATGGATGGAGAAGAAGGTCAGCGCAAAGGTCGGCTCTCAACGGAGACAGAATTTGACGGAACTGGAGAGAAAACCACGGAACTATCATGATCATGACCATGATGTTCTGTTCTTCAGCTCTGCTTCATGCTCCTCAGACTCTAGTTCCGGAGGATTCTCATCCTCTGATACCGATTCCATGTACGGCTTGAAATCCAGTTCCTCGTGTTTTCTACCTTCAAGGCCGAAGCCTGTAAGGACCAGCGTCTCGGCTCGACCGGAGAGATCagagaaaacagagagaaaacagAGGGCTCTGTTTCATGAGCAGAGGGAGGTGCACATGTTTGATGATTACCATTATAGTTCTGCTACAGGGGAGGCTCCAAAGGATGACGAAGTCGTGATTAAGTCAAAATCGAGGGCGCTAAAGATTTATGCCAATCTAAAGAAGGTGAAACAACCAATTTCACCGGGCGGTCGCCTCTCCAATTTTCTCAATTCTCTGTTTACAACAGGGAATGCAAAGAAAACGAAGAACTCGCCGTCCATTGGAGGCTACGATGATGCAGCAGTGGAGAGGAAATCTAAGTCGGTGCAAGCGTCAACCTGTTCATCCGCATCTTCATTTTCAAGATCATGTCTAAGCAAAACTTCACCTTCTTCTAGGGAAAAGCTACGCAATGGGGTTAAAAGGACGGTACGATTCTGCCCTGTAAGCGTAATTGTTGACGAAGATTGTCGGCCATGCGGGCATAAATGCCTGTACGAAGAAGAAGACCCGAGTACTCTAGTACCTGTGTCGGTAGCAACCGCGTGGAAAATCGGACGATCAACGAcaagaaagaatgaagaagagcTCAGGCTCCAGGTCCTCGAGAAAAGCCGGCGAGTGGAAGAGGCGGCAAGAGAGTTTTTGAGAGATTATCATCAGAATCACAAAAAGAACGAGTTAATAATGAGAGATTTTCGCGGCAAGGATCATGGCGGCGAGTATGATGAAGACGATGATGCGGCGAGTTGTTCAAGCTCGGATCTTTTCGAGCTTGATCACCTGGCAGTAATGGGAAACAATAGGTACCGTGAAGAGCTTCCGGTGTATGAAACTACTCATGTTGAAACCAATCGGGCCATTGCTAATGGCCTGAGAATGTAA